The following nucleotide sequence is from Aggregicoccus sp. 17bor-14.
TTGGCCTTGAGCGCGCGCACGTCGGCGTAGCCGCGCACGGACATCAGCTCACGGGAGACACCCGCGCCCTCGAGCGCGGCGCGGACGTTGATGGCGCGCTGGGAGGACAGCTCCCAGTTCGAGGCGAAGCGCGCGGTGCTGATGGGGCGGTCGTCGGTGTGCCCCTCGATGATGACCGCGCGCGTGGGCAGCGTGGCCACCAGGCGCGCCACCTCCTCGAGCGTGCCCCGCCCTTCCGCGCGGATGTCCGCCGCGCCCGAGTCGAAGAGCAGCGCATCCTTGAACTCGATGGCGAGCCCCTCGTTGTCCTCGGTGGTGCGCACGCGATCCTGCAGGTTCTTCTCCGTCACCAGCTTGTCCACCCGCTCCTTCAGCTCCACGAGCGGCGCCTGCTGGTGGCCGTTCATGGAGGCCGCGAGCTT
It contains:
- a CDS encoding OmpA family protein; amino-acid sequence: MAADDFDALLNEPQHDELWLISYADLLTLLIGFFVLLLAVSPVKLAQFEKLAASMNGHQQAPLVELKERVDKLVTEKNLQDRVRTTEDNEGLAIEFKDALLFDSGAADIRAEGRGTLEEVARLVATLPTRAVIIEGHTDDRPISTARFASNWELSSQRAINVRAALEGAGVSRELMSVRGYADVRALKANGSLSVEEQRAANRRVVIRVE